AGAAATCCTACATATCAACTGGACAGCTTGCAAAGGCGCCATGCTGAAGcagaagctcaaagaaGGGCTGAAAGAACTGCTGCCAGACGTTCCCCACtttttggaagatttgaaggttCACCAGCGGCTTACTATGGTATCCCTAGTGAACATTACTATTATAGGCCAGATTATTATGACTACAGCGACGACGAGCAAGAATATGATGCtggagatgatgaaggtaGAGAACAGAATGCCGGGGCACAACCTCCATACCTGAGTATCCCTTCTTACTACCATAGTAGGCCATCAAGAGATTATGAGGGTACAAGAGTCAATGAGGAATCAGACCCCCTACAGGAACTACTAGGCGCTCTTTTGGGGGCTCCACAAACAGAAGTGGGTCCAGAACAGCCTGATGAGAAGACTGTGATTGGTGCAGCATCTGGAGAAGAGAAGGAACCACAAGAATTGCCAGAAACTGAGAAAAGCAGTACAGCTACTGAAGGCACTAAACCTGAGCCAGAGGCACAGCCAGcaagcaagaagaagccaacATTACATTCAAGACCATCTGCTCCAAATCCACTCAAGGTGTCCAAACCTGAAAGTCGTTTGGATGTACCATTCTCCCCAGAGGTTAATGTTTACGATACCCCAACGGCTTACAT
Above is a window of Torulaspora delbrueckii CBS 1146 chromosome 6, complete genome DNA encoding:
- the HSP42 gene encoding heat shock protein HSP42 (similar to Saccharomyces cerevisiae HSP42 (YDR171W); ancestral locus Anc_8.369), whose amino-acid sequence is MSFYQPSLSLYDVLNALSSQGQARNPTYQLDSLQRRHAEAEAQRRAERTAARRSPLFGRFEGSPAAYYGIPSEHYYYRPDYYDYSDDEQEYDAGDDEGREQNAGAQPPYLSIPSYYHSRPSRDYEGTRVNEESDPLQELLGALLGAPQTEVGPEQPDEKTVIGAASGEEKEPQELPETEKSSTATEGTKPEPEAQPASKKKPTLHSRPSAPNPLKVSKPESRLDVPFSPEVNVYDTPTAYIAVVALPGATSKAFKVDYHPSSHELIIKGNIEDKLNIGEKYLKITELKYGAFQRTVKFPVLPRIQDEEIKATYSNGLLQVKVPKLNDGNDKPAPKKRIVIEDIPDEELRFEENPNPVEE